The Devosia sp. A16 genome includes a window with the following:
- a CDS encoding ArgE/DapE family deacylase, which produces MTIDAMALRAAVAEGFERQTEWLARLASFDSTRGNEAACQDWLAGEFAARGWGVDRYSLDEVEIAGLPGYSPVVDADYSRAVQVVATHEVEAPVGKSLILMGHIDVVPPGAPELWAQDPFKPEIRDGWMHGRGTADMKAGVSAMVFALDALRRLGFVPGSRVHIETVSEEECTGNGALSTLARGYRADAAFIPESMGHRLIRAELGSVWFRLRILGRPGHVLASASTGSHAILAAMAYIEALKGLTAEINAEAVSHPYFGAIADPVKFNPGKIRGGDWLGSVPSWCELECRLSVLPGHSLAEVRERVAEAVRRCAAALEAEMPALSWIGFQADGHVFAPGTAAEALLAEIHTQVLGQPLEPLCLTATSDTRFYDLYYGIPALCYGGNARGMHAPSEAVELASLATTTEVIARFVADWCGLKAA; this is translated from the coding sequence ATGACGATCGATGCGATGGCGCTGCGCGCCGCGGTGGCCGAGGGGTTCGAGCGGCAGACCGAGTGGCTGGCCCGGCTCGCCAGCTTCGACAGCACCCGGGGCAACGAGGCCGCCTGCCAGGATTGGCTGGCCGGCGAGTTCGCGGCGCGCGGTTGGGGGGTCGACCGCTACAGTCTCGACGAAGTGGAGATTGCCGGGCTGCCGGGTTATTCGCCGGTGGTCGACGCCGACTATTCCAGGGCGGTGCAGGTGGTCGCGACCCACGAGGTCGAGGCACCGGTGGGCAAGAGCCTGATCCTCATGGGCCATATCGACGTGGTGCCGCCGGGAGCGCCCGAGCTCTGGGCGCAGGATCCGTTCAAGCCCGAGATTCGCGACGGCTGGATGCATGGGCGCGGCACCGCCGACATGAAGGCGGGGGTTTCGGCCATGGTGTTCGCGCTCGATGCGCTGCGTCGGCTGGGCTTCGTGCCGGGCTCGCGGGTGCATATCGAGACGGTGAGCGAAGAGGAGTGCACCGGCAATGGGGCGCTCTCGACGCTGGCGCGCGGCTATCGCGCCGATGCGGCATTCATTCCCGAAAGCATGGGGCACCGGCTCATCCGGGCCGAACTGGGCTCGGTGTGGTTCCGGCTGCGCATTCTGGGCCGGCCGGGCCATGTGCTGGCGAGCGCCTCCACCGGCTCGCACGCCATCCTCGCGGCCATGGCCTATATCGAGGCGCTGAAGGGGCTGACCGCCGAGATCAATGCCGAGGCGGTGTCGCACCCCTATTTCGGCGCCATCGCCGATCCGGTGAAGTTCAACCCCGGCAAGATCCGCGGCGGCGACTGGCTGGGCTCGGTCCCCTCGTGGTGCGAGCTCGAATGCCGGCTGTCGGTGCTGCCGGGGCACAGCCTGGCGGAGGTGCGCGAGCGCGTCGCCGAGGCGGTGCGGCGCTGCGCCGCGGCGCTCGAAGCCGAAATGCCGGCGCTGAGCTGGATCGGTTTCCAGGCCGACGGCCACGTCTTTGCCCCCGGCACCGCAGCCGAGGCGCTGCTCGCCGAAATCCATACTCAGGTGCTGGGCCAGCCGCTCGAACCGCTCTGCCTGACGGCGACCAGCGATACCCGGTTCTACGACCTCTATTACGGCATTCCGGCGCTCTGCTACGGCGGCAATGCCCGCGGCATGCACGCGCCGTCCGAGGCGGTGGAGCTCGCCAGCCTCGCCACCACCACCGAGGTGATTGCCCGTTTTGTCGCCGACTGGTGCGGCCTCAAGGCAGCATGA
- a CDS encoding dihydrodipicolinate synthase family protein: MEKSPFTGCIPALMTPCRSDRTPDFDALVRKAKELIGLGMSGVVYCGSMGDWPLLTDAERMEGVERLVEAGIPVIVGTGAVNTRAAAAHAAHAQKVGAAGLMLIPRVLSRGSSAAAQHAHFKALLSAAPDLPAVIYNSPYYGFATRADLFFALRAEHKNLVGFKEFGGEQDLSYAAEHITSADPELTLMVGVDTAVYHGFIQCGAAGAITGIGNCLPREVLHLVELCVKGQQGDPVARRRARELEEALITLSTWDAGPDLVLFFKYLLVLNGEPEYALHFNETDALSPAQQRFAEQSLTRFRTWYADWAKAA, encoded by the coding sequence ATGGAAAAGAGCCCGTTCACCGGGTGCATTCCCGCCCTGATGACCCCCTGCCGGTCCGACCGGACGCCGGATTTCGATGCGCTGGTGCGCAAGGCCAAGGAGCTGATCGGGCTCGGCATGTCGGGCGTGGTCTATTGCGGCTCGATGGGCGATTGGCCGCTGCTCACCGATGCCGAGCGCATGGAGGGTGTCGAGCGGCTGGTCGAGGCCGGCATTCCGGTGATCGTGGGCACCGGCGCGGTCAACACCAGGGCCGCCGCGGCGCACGCCGCCCATGCCCAGAAGGTCGGCGCCGCCGGCCTGATGCTGATCCCGCGCGTCCTCTCCCGCGGCTCGTCGGCCGCCGCCCAGCACGCCCATTTCAAGGCCCTGCTGTCAGCCGCTCCGGACCTGCCGGCAGTGATCTACAACAGCCCCTATTACGGCTTTGCCACCCGCGCCGACCTGTTCTTCGCGCTGCGCGCCGAGCACAAGAACCTGGTCGGCTTCAAGGAATTCGGCGGCGAACAGGACCTCTCCTACGCGGCCGAGCACATCACCTCGGCCGATCCCGAGCTGACACTGATGGTGGGCGTCGATACCGCCGTCTATCACGGCTTCATCCAATGCGGCGCCGCCGGCGCCATCACCGGCATCGGCAACTGCCTGCCGCGCGAAGTGCTGCACCTGGTCGAACTCTGCGTCAAAGGCCAGCAGGGCGACCCGGTGGCGCGCCGTCGCGCCAGGGAACTCGAGGAAGCGCTGATCACGCTTTCCACCTGGGATGCCGGCCCCGACCTGGTGCTGTTCTTCAAGTACCTGCTGGTGCTCAACGGCGAGCCCGAATACGCGCTCCACTTCAACGAGACCGACGCCCTGAGCCCGGCGCAGCAGCGCTTCGCCGAACAATCGCTCACGCGCTTCCGCACCTGGTACGCCGACTGGGCGAAAGCGGCTTAA